The proteins below are encoded in one region of Rhododendron vialii isolate Sample 1 chromosome 7a, ASM3025357v1:
- the LOC131334423 gene encoding iridoid oxidase-like has protein sequence MDYQLLGLVICLLVWAVLAIRKERRHRRVEGLRVLPPGPRRWPLVGNIFQLGWPPHESFARLAREHGPIMTLWLGSMLTVVISSEKVARDMFRNHDVVLAGRKVYESMTGSYGTDGSLIMAQYGPSWRTMRRLCTTEFFVTSRLDAMQGVRSRCNDRMVQFIKDASASGTVAIDVRRFFFLMSFNLIGNLVFSKDLLDPNSEKGGEFFYHTEKIMELVAKPNVADFLPILQRFDLQGIKRETHFHIKPVFEITGGFIRERMEARAGGCVEEKSRDYMDVLLEFRGDGAEQPLSFSSTSINTTILEMFIAGTDTTTTTLEWAMAELLHYPRTLQKLQAELRTVVKLNQKLEENHIEILPYLNAVIKETLRLHPPLPFLVPHRAMDSCDMLGYHIPKETQILVNVRAIGRDPEIWETPLEFKPERFLEPNIVDYKGHHFEFIPFGSGRRMCPAVPLASRVLPMALGSILLAFDWILADKMDHLEMDMSEQMGITLRKAILLKAVAIPHNE, from the exons ATGGACTATCAATTACTGGGACTAGTAATCTGCCTGCTAGTATGGGCAGTGTTGGCCATAAGAAAAGAGCGTCGCCACCGCCGTGTGGAGGGGCTACGAGTGTTACCGCCGGGGCCAAGGCGGTGGCCGTTGGTGGGCAACATCTTCCAACTGGGCTGGCCCCCCCACGAGTCATTTGCGAGGCTGGCTCGCGAGCATGGACCCATCATGACCCTGTGGCTCGGCTCGATGCTTACCGTGGTGATCTCTTCAGAGAAAGTGGCTCGCGACATGTTTAGGAATCATGACGTCGTTTTGGCCGGAAGGAAAGTGTATGAATCAATGACAGGGTCATATGGGACTGACGGTTCCCTCATCATGGCCCAATATGGGCCCAGCTGGCGGACGATGCGGCGACTGTGCACCACCGAGTTCTTTGTCACAAGTCGGCTCGACGCCATGCAAG GTGTACGTAGCCGGTGCAATGATAGAATGGTGCAATTCATAAAGGATGCCAGTGCGTCTGGAACCGTCGCCATAGACGTGAGGAGGTTCTTCTTCTTGATGTCTTTCAATCTAATAGGAAACCTCGTGTTTTCAAAAGATCTCTTGGACCCCAACTCGGAGAAAGGAGGTGAATTCTTCTACCACACCGAGAAAATCATGGAGTTGGTTGCAAAACCCAACGTTGCAGATTTCTTACCGATACTGCAGAGATTCGATCTGCAAGGAATAAAGAGGGAAACTCATTTCCACATCAAACCGGTATTCGAAATCACCGGAGGGTTCATCCGCGAGAGGATGGAAGCCAGGGCCGGTGGTTGCGTGGAGGAGAAGAGCAGGGACTATATGGATGTTCTCTTGGAGTTCAGAGGTGACGGTGCCGAGCAGCCACTCAGCTTTTCTTCAACATCCATTAATACCACTATTTTA GAGATGTTCATAGCAGGAACtgacacaacaacaacaacattgGAATGGGCCATGGCCGAGCTCCTCCACTACCCTAGGACACTGCAAAAACTCCAAGCCGAGCTAAGGACCGTTgtcaaactaaaccaaaaacTAGAAGAAAATCACATTGAAATTCTGCCTTACCTCAACGCAGTGATCAAAGAAACCCTAAGGCTCCACCCACCTCTCCCATTCTTGGTCCCTCACAGAGCCATGGACTCCTGCGACATGCTCGGCTACCACATTCCGAAGGAAACCCAAATCCTTGTCAATGTTAGGGCAATCGGACGGGACCCCGAAATATGGGAAACCCCTTTGGAGTTCAAGCCAGAGAGGTTTTTGGAGCCAAACATTGTAGATTATAAGGGACACCATTTTGAGTTCATACCATTTGGGTCTGGTCGGAGAATGTGTCCCGCTGTTCCACTTGCTTCTAGGGTGTTGCCGATGGCCTTGGGCTCAATTTTGCTTGCATTTGATTGGATTTTGGCAGATAAAATGGATCACTTGGAGATGGACATGAGCGAACAAATGGGGATAACGCTGAGGAAGGCTATTCTATTGAAGGCGGTTGCAATACCACATAACGAGTAA
- the LOC131332935 gene encoding uncharacterized protein LOC131332935 produces the protein MCTYHKEHGHYTTQCPPFKRYLEELAAAGHLNQWIDVRQNPLPPPPPLVGNLVSVIQGLVSEGKAAELRSKIDKAVTSLSVYNVGASGKRKWEDPSFGGTITFSSNDLKGVQLPHADALVVTVAIEKSTVQRVLIDQGSSTDVMFFSTYQSLGLSPAQLRTASTPLVSFTGAPVWPLGMITLPVELDHVSWRLNLWWSLRQVRTTSFLAEPGYTKCKRLLQHITRW, from the coding sequence ATGTGCACGTATCATAAGGAACATGGCCACTACACCACGCAATGCCCACCTTTCAAAAGGTATCTAGAAGAGCTAGCAGCTGCCGGTCACCTCAATCAGTGGATTGACGTTCGGCAAAAtccacttcctccacctccCCCTCTTGTTGGCAATCTCGTAAGCGTTATACAAGGGCTAGTTTCCGAAGGAAAGGCGGCTGAGCTTCGTTCAAAAATTGACAAGGCTGTCACCTCTCTATCAGTCTACAACGTGGGCGCTTCGGGAAAGCGAAAGTGGGAAGATCCGAGCTTCGGCGGCACCATAACTTTTTCTTCCAACGACTTAAAAGGAGTGCAACTTCCACATGCAGATGCCCTCGTTGTCACTGTTGCTATTGAAAAATCAACCGTACAACGGGTATTGATAGATCAAGGAAGCTCGACCGATGTCATGTTTTTCTCCACTTATCAGAGCCTCGGACTATCACCCGCTCAACTTCGGACGGCGTCAACTCCCCTTGTCAGTTTTACGGGAGCCCCGGTGTGGCCACTCGGCATGATTACCCTCCCTGTGGAGCTGGATCACGTGTCCTGGAGATTGAATTTGTGGTGGTCGCTTCGCCAAGTCCGTACAACGtcattcttggccgaacctggctacacGAAATGCAAGCGGTTGCTTCAACATATCACCAGGTGGTAA
- the LOC131332533 gene encoding REF/SRPP-like protein At3g05500: MAESHPTLPPQMANSEEEQRLKYLEFVQVATLHALMCFTRLYGYAKDNSGPLKPGVETVEGTVKTVVGPVYDKFHDVPIELLKFVDHKVDVSVNELDRRVPPIVKKVSTQALSAAQNAPSTARAVASEVHRVNLVDTASGLAKNAYTKYEPVAKGLYATYEPVAEQYAVSAWRSLNRLPLFPQVAQAMIPTAAYCTEKYNDTVRCTAEKGYKVALYLPLVPTEKIAKVFTTDEALTEPLVATGGQGEVTAH, translated from the exons ATGGCCGAATCGCACCCAACCCTCCCTCCACAGATG GCTAACAGCGAGGAAGAACAGAGGCTGAAATACCTGGAATTTGTGCAAGTGGCAACGCTGCACGCCTTGATGTGCTTCACAAGGTTGTACGGCTATGCCAAGGACAACTCTGGCCCTCTGAAGCCCGGCGTGGAGACTGTTGAAGGCACCGTCAAGACCGTCGTGGGTCCCGTCTATGACAAGTTCCATGACGTCCCCATTGAACTCCTCAAATTTGTCGATCACAAG GTTGATGTGTCTGTGAATGAGTTGGACCGTCGGGTGCCGCCAATCGTGAAAAAGGTATCAACCCAAGCTCTCTCAGCCGCCCAGAATGCTCCATCCACGGCCCGGGCTGTGGCTTCCGAAGTCCACCGTGTCAACTTGGTGGATACCGCCTCGGGACTCGCAAAGAACGCGTACACCAAGTATGAACCTGTTGCCAAGGGCCTCTATGCCACATACGAGCCCGTGGCGGAGCAGTATGCAGTGTCCGCCTGGCGCTCCCTCAACCGCCTCCCTCTTTTCCCCCAGGTGGCCCAAGCCATGATCCCAACAGCTGCTTACTGTACCGAAAAGTACAACGATACTGTGCGCTGTACCGCGGAGAAGGGATACAAGGTCGCGTTGTATCTTCCATTGGTGCCAACTGAGAAGATTGCCAAGGTGTTTACTACCGACGAGGCTTTAACTGAACCATTGGTTGCCACCGGAGGGCAAGGAGAGGTCACCGCTCATTGA